A single window of Cytobacillus dafuensis DNA harbors:
- a CDS encoding DUF4083 family protein — MNISDLMVQLLMFIFIIGIFFAVFFVVRSLLTKQPSQTNSIEQKLDRIIELLDKEN, encoded by the coding sequence ATGAATATTAGTGATTTAATGGTTCAGCTTTTAATGTTTATTTTTATTATCGGGATATTTTTTGCTGTGTTTTTTGTTGTTCGTTCACTCCTTACAAAACAACCCAGCCAAACAAATAGTATTGAACAAAAACTAGATAGAATTATTGAATTACTTGATAAGGAAAATTGA
- a CDS encoding class I SAM-dependent methyltransferase has translation MKKNESSLTSLISAFGRAYHSKYDTPKIFDDFIANELITPKEFTEIRDNMIRGIQFFNHEIAKKFQDHPDEILKWITQVQLSPTPLARAAFCEKVLFHEILLGVNQYVILGAGLDTFCFRYPELNDRLEIFEVDYPATQNSKKIRLANANYQIPDNLHFVSMDFTKGFMVRNLVKEGFLPNQKTFFSLLGVSYYLTKEENANLIHQLFTKLPSGSSIVFDYADDKLFEEKGVSNRVQNMVQMASASGEPMKSCFTYDEMEKVLENAGLLIYEHLSPVAINNQFFQNRTDYLSAFETIHYIHAVKK, from the coding sequence ATGAAGAAAAATGAATCAAGTTTAACTTCCTTAATATCAGCATTTGGTCGAGCATATCACAGTAAATATGACACACCCAAAATTTTTGATGATTTTATTGCAAATGAATTAATTACCCCAAAAGAATTTACAGAGATTCGTGACAACATGATAAGAGGAATTCAATTTTTTAATCATGAAATAGCAAAGAAGTTTCAAGATCATCCAGATGAAATTTTAAAATGGATTACACAAGTCCAGCTTTCTCCAACTCCTTTAGCACGTGCTGCGTTTTGTGAAAAAGTATTATTTCATGAAATATTGCTAGGTGTTAATCAGTATGTCATTCTAGGAGCTGGATTAGATACCTTCTGTTTCCGATACCCAGAATTAAACGATCGTTTAGAAATATTTGAGGTTGATTATCCAGCCACACAAAACTCTAAAAAGATAAGGTTAGCAAATGCTAATTATCAAATTCCGGATAATCTTCATTTTGTTTCAATGGATTTCACCAAAGGATTTATGGTTCGAAATCTTGTTAAAGAGGGTTTTCTACCTAACCAAAAAACTTTCTTTAGTCTTTTAGGTGTTTCTTATTATTTAACTAAAGAGGAAAATGCCAACTTGATTCATCAATTATTTACCAAATTACCATCAGGAAGCTCTATCGTATTTGATTATGCAGATGATAAACTTTTTGAAGAAAAAGGAGTATCTAATCGAGTTCAAAATATGGTTCAAATGGCTTCAGCAAGCGGTGAGCCAATGAAATCATGTTTTACTTATGATGAAATGGAGAAAGTGTTAGAAAACGCAGGTTTACTCATTTATGAACATTTATCACCTGTTGCTATTAATAATCAATTCTTTCAAAATCGTACAGATTATTTGTCTGCATTCGAAACGATTCATTACATCCACGCTGTAAAAAAATAG
- a CDS encoding DUF1801 domain-containing protein: MATNKKQSEEIGKNPLKLSGHQKVVEFMGNLNHPLKKEIEVVRKIILSANIQLTEHIKWNAPSFCINNEDRITLNLQGKGYFRLIFHCGAKVKDSKKEGHLFDDTTGLLDWVTCDRAIVKITEMSDLIAKKDRLVEVITKWIDVTGNIEK; the protein is encoded by the coding sequence ATGGCAACAAATAAAAAACAATCTGAAGAAATAGGCAAGAATCCTCTAAAATTGTCAGGTCATCAAAAAGTGGTTGAATTTATGGGCAATCTCAATCATCCTCTAAAAAAGGAGATAGAGGTAGTTCGAAAAATCATCTTAAGTGCTAATATCCAATTAACTGAACATATAAAATGGAATGCCCCGAGTTTCTGTATTAATAATGAAGATAGGATTACTTTAAATCTGCAAGGAAAAGGATATTTCAGACTTATTTTTCATTGTGGTGCTAAGGTAAAAGATAGCAAAAAGGAGGGGCATTTATTTGATGACACTACCGGTTTATTGGATTGGGTAACTTGTGATAGAGCTATTGTAAAAATTACTGAAATGAGTGATTTGATAGCTAAGAAAGATAGGCTTGTAGAAGTAATAACTAAGTGGATAGACGTGACGGGTAATATAGAAAAATAA
- the mreBH gene encoding rod-share determining protein MreBH, with protein MISNSELGIDLGTANILVYCKNKGITFNEPSVVAIDTNTKKVLAVGKEAKEMIGKTPGTIIAIRPLKDGVIADFDTTTEMLRYVIAKATKTAGFSIRKPNVVICTPSGSTSVERRAIHDAVRHAGAKQVHLIEEPVAAAIGAGLPVDEPVANVVVDIGGGSTEVAIISYGGVVACHSIRVGGDRLDDDIIQYVRKEFNVLIGERTAEQVKIEIGYALIDHDEMTMEIRGRDLVTGLPKTITLTSYMIRDAIKESLLHILEAIRATLEDSPAELSGDIVDRGVIISGGGALINGLQDWISKEISVPVHLAPNPLESVAIGTGKALKFIGKLQSAVK; from the coding sequence ATGATTTCGAACTCTGAATTAGGAATTGACCTTGGAACAGCTAATATCCTCGTATATTGTAAAAATAAAGGAATTACTTTTAATGAACCTTCCGTTGTAGCAATTGACACGAATACGAAAAAGGTTCTAGCTGTAGGAAAAGAAGCAAAAGAAATGATTGGTAAAACACCTGGAACGATTATTGCGATTAGGCCTTTAAAGGATGGCGTCATTGCTGATTTTGATACAACAACTGAAATGCTTCGCTACGTAATAGCTAAGGCAACGAAAACAGCTGGCTTCTCAATCAGAAAACCTAACGTGGTGATATGCACCCCTTCTGGATCAACAAGTGTAGAAAGAAGAGCCATACATGATGCTGTCCGTCATGCTGGTGCTAAACAAGTTCATTTAATTGAAGAACCAGTTGCAGCAGCTATTGGAGCAGGCTTGCCAGTAGACGAACCCGTTGCCAATGTAGTTGTTGACATTGGCGGAGGGTCTACAGAGGTAGCCATTATTTCATATGGCGGTGTCGTTGCCTGTCATTCTATCCGTGTAGGTGGAGACAGATTGGATGATGATATTATTCAGTATGTTCGAAAGGAGTTTAATGTTCTAATTGGTGAAAGAACAGCTGAACAAGTGAAAATTGAAATTGGCTACGCACTTATTGATCATGATGAAATGACAATGGAAATTCGCGGAAGGGATCTTGTCACAGGACTTCCTAAAACGATAACTTTGACTTCTTATATGATTCGAGATGCCATAAAAGAGTCATTACTCCATATTCTAGAAGCTATACGGGCTACATTAGAAGACAGCCCTGCAGAATTAAGCGGCGATATTGTAGATAGAGGAGTAATAATATCAGGCGGTGGTGCCCTAATTAACGGATTGCAGGATTGGATTTCAAAAGAAATCTCTGTTCCCGTCCATCTAGCTCCAAATCCACTTGAATCTGTGGCGATTGGAACAGGAAAAGCATTAAAGTTTATCGGAAAATTACAGAGCGCTGTCAAATAA
- the miaA gene encoding tRNA (adenosine(37)-N6)-dimethylallyltransferase MiaA — MGEKGKEKLVVLIGPTAVGKTKLSIELAKRLNGEIISGDSMQIYRGMDIGTAKIKESEMEGITHHLIDIKDPDEPFSAAEFQELVREKIKEITFRGKLPMIVGGTGLYIQSVIYDYQFSDAPSDEDFRVLLEKRAEIEGYEVLHNELMQVDPDSAQRIHPNNVRRVIRALEVFHCTGRTISDYQSEQNPELMYNTALIGLTMDREKLYKRINLRVDMMIDEGLLLEVEGFFNQGLKNCQSIQAIGYKELYEYFNCHVTLDEAVSQLKQNSRRYAKRQLTWFRNKMEVDWFDMSNVSDSNEFEKKLHEISTHIEGKLQIKSNT; from the coding sequence TTGGGAGAAAAAGGGAAAGAGAAGCTGGTCGTGCTAATTGGTCCAACTGCCGTTGGTAAAACCAAATTAAGTATCGAATTAGCAAAGAGACTTAATGGAGAAATTATAAGTGGAGACTCGATGCAAATTTATAGGGGAATGGATATTGGTACTGCAAAAATTAAAGAGAGTGAAATGGAAGGAATTACTCATCATTTAATTGATATAAAAGATCCAGACGAGCCATTTTCTGCTGCTGAGTTTCAGGAATTAGTCAGAGAAAAAATTAAAGAAATAACATTCAGAGGGAAGCTTCCAATGATCGTTGGAGGAACGGGTTTGTATATCCAATCCGTTATTTACGATTATCAATTTTCTGATGCCCCATCTGATGAAGACTTTCGAGTATTACTTGAAAAAAGAGCTGAAATAGAAGGATATGAAGTGCTGCATAATGAATTGATGCAAGTTGACCCTGATAGTGCACAGAGAATTCACCCTAATAATGTTAGAAGAGTGATTAGAGCGTTAGAAGTTTTTCATTGTACTGGAAGAACGATAAGCGATTACCAGAGTGAACAGAATCCTGAGTTAATGTACAACACTGCTTTAATTGGGTTAACAATGGATAGGGAAAAATTATATAAACGTATTAATCTGAGAGTAGATATGATGATCGATGAAGGGCTACTCCTTGAGGTCGAAGGATTTTTCAATCAAGGATTAAAGAATTGTCAATCTATACAGGCTATTGGCTATAAAGAGCTGTATGAATATTTTAATTGTCATGTAACGTTAGATGAGGCAGTTTCCCAGTTAAAACAAAATTCTAGGCGTTATGCGAAAAGGCAGCTAACTTGGTTTCGGAATAAGATGGAAGTAGACTGGTTCGATATGTCAAATGTGTCTGATTCGAATGAGTTTGAAAAAAAACTTCATGAAATTTCCACTCATATTGAAGGAAAGCTGCAAATAAAATCGAATACATAG
- the hfq gene encoding RNA chaperone Hfq: MKTSINIQDQYLNQLRKDCTNVTVFLLNGFQIRGQIKGFDNFTVLFESEGKQQLVFKHAISTFAPQRNVQLDMENQ; the protein is encoded by the coding sequence ATGAAAACATCTATCAATATTCAAGACCAGTATTTAAACCAGCTTCGTAAGGATTGTACAAATGTTACTGTTTTTTTATTAAATGGATTTCAAATTAGAGGCCAAATTAAAGGATTTGATAATTTTACAGTTCTTTTTGAATCAGAAGGCAAGCAACAGCTTGTTTTTAAACATGCCATTTCTACATTTGCACCTCAGCGCAATGTACAACTAGACATGGAAAACCAATAA
- the spoVK gene encoding stage V sporulation protein K produces the protein MDQPIRMKNNGQISIVLNSQKRKSLAKEPIESPLVQKDFPPEHSALKEIEEELNALVGMEEMKRMIKEIYAWIYVNKKRENAGLKAGKQALHMMFKGNPGTGKTTVARLIGKLFLKMNVLSKGHLIEAERADLVGEYIGHTAQKTRDLIKKAIGGILFIDEAYSLGRGGEKDFGKEAIDTLVKHMEDRQHEFILILAGYSREMDYFLTLNPGLHSRFPLVIDFPDYSVVQLMEIGDRMLKDREYTLSHEAEKKLRDHLLWIKTHLNPISFSNGRYIRNVLEKSIRAQAMRLLIQNSYDRHELVTIRSNDLVFEKD, from the coding sequence TTGGACCAGCCGATTCGAATGAAAAATAATGGCCAGATCAGCATCGTCCTAAATTCACAAAAACGAAAATCATTAGCAAAAGAACCGATTGAATCGCCACTTGTACAAAAGGATTTTCCACCTGAGCATTCAGCTTTAAAAGAAATTGAGGAAGAATTAAATGCTCTAGTTGGAATGGAAGAAATGAAACGAATGATAAAAGAAATATATGCGTGGATTTACGTAAATAAAAAACGGGAGAATGCCGGACTAAAGGCTGGAAAACAGGCACTTCATATGATGTTCAAAGGGAATCCAGGGACTGGAAAAACAACAGTTGCCCGACTGATTGGAAAGCTTTTCCTAAAGATGAATGTTTTATCGAAAGGCCACTTAATAGAAGCTGAACGAGCGGATCTCGTGGGGGAATATATAGGTCATACAGCGCAAAAAACTCGAGATTTAATAAAGAAAGCGATTGGCGGAATCCTTTTTATTGATGAGGCCTATTCACTAGGCAGAGGGGGAGAAAAGGATTTTGGCAAGGAGGCTATTGATACCCTTGTCAAGCATATGGAGGATAGGCAACACGAATTTATTCTCATCCTTGCAGGCTATTCAAGAGAAATGGATTATTTCCTAACCTTAAACCCTGGACTGCACTCGCGATTCCCGTTAGTAATCGACTTTCCAGATTATTCAGTTGTTCAGCTCATGGAAATTGGTGACAGAATGTTAAAAGATCGGGAATACACATTAAGTCACGAAGCAGAAAAAAAATTACGTGATCATCTACTGTGGATAAAAACGCATTTAAATCCAATTAGTTTTTCTAATGGACGATATATAAGAAATGTATTAGAAAAATCAATTAGGGCTCAGGCTATGAGACTATTAATACAAAATAGCTATGATCGGCATGAATTAGTAACAATAAGAAGCAATGATTTAGTATTTGAAAAGGATTAA